A single window of Undibacterium sp. 5I1 DNA harbors:
- the ppc gene encoding phosphoenolpyruvate carboxylase has protein sequence MTEDDKDQSLREDIRRLGRILGDTVRNQHGDIVFDLIETVRQNSIRFRRDADEAAREELESTLDTLTNDQTTQVIRAFSYFSHLVNLAEDQHHIRRTRKHLIAGSTPRAGSLAHTIESLYSSGHSTQQLLDFFQTAEVSPVLTAHPTEVQRKSILNCQTVITRLLDERDRMQLTPEESDANDEALNRAVLTLWQTRMLRTSKLSVLDEVENGLSFYDATFLRELPSLYAGLEDLLSSKEDSHKPIDLPSFMKMGSWIGGDRDGNPFVTASVLEQTLAMQATRALKFYLDELHTLGSQLSMATLLVNVSADLLDLAERSPDHSPHRADEPYRLAVSGIYARLAGTYKQLLGADPVIHASGDATPYATAEELSADLDIVHQSLLDNGSAAITRGRLRHLRRAVRVFGFYLAPVDLRQNSDVHERVVAELLEAAKPGSNYLQLDEEQRIHLLAAEIESSRPLASPYITYSEETQSELAIYRGARTAQLRYGKGAVPNCIISKTDGVSDMLELALLLKEAGLLHPLEGSLDVNIIPLFETIGDLQNSAPSMDRLLALPAYARLLASRNHAQEVMLGYSDSNKDGGFLTSGWELYKAELDLVTIFAKHQVRLRLFHGRGGSVGRGGGPSYQAILAQPAGAVQGQIRLTEQGEVITAKYGNPEVGRRNLEVLAAATLEASLLSDKEPAPPPAFLKVMEELSDHAFRAYRNMVYETEGFEQYFWESTVISEIAGLNIGSRPASRKKSTAIEDLRAIPWVFSWSQCRLMLPGWFGFGSAVTSYLQAHPDYGLQTLQAMFKDWSFFSTVLSNMEMVLSKSDIGIASRYAQLVKDEALRNRIFPRLKAEHEATIAALTSISGQSELLSANPLLKRSISNRFPYLSPLNHVQVELLERYRNGDPDERVRRGIHLSINGIAAGLRNSG, from the coding sequence ATGACTGAAGACGACAAAGACCAAAGCCTGCGCGAAGACATTCGTCGTCTCGGACGGATACTCGGCGACACCGTACGCAATCAGCATGGCGACATTGTGTTTGATTTGATTGAGACGGTAAGGCAAAACTCGATCCGCTTCCGGCGCGATGCCGATGAGGCTGCGCGGGAAGAACTGGAATCGACGCTGGATACGCTCACCAACGATCAGACGACGCAAGTCATCCGCGCTTTTAGTTATTTTTCTCATCTGGTAAATTTGGCAGAAGATCAGCATCATATTCGCCGCACCCGTAAGCATTTGATCGCTGGGTCAACACCACGCGCAGGCAGTCTGGCGCACACAATAGAGTCCTTGTACAGCAGCGGTCACAGTACCCAACAGTTACTGGATTTTTTTCAGACCGCAGAAGTCAGTCCTGTGCTGACAGCGCATCCGACCGAGGTGCAGCGCAAAAGTATTTTGAATTGCCAGACCGTGATCACTCGCCTCTTGGATGAGCGTGATCGTATGCAATTGACGCCGGAAGAATCGGACGCCAATGATGAGGCGCTCAATCGTGCCGTGCTGACTTTATGGCAAACCCGCATGCTGCGCACCTCTAAATTATCGGTGCTGGATGAAGTGGAAAACGGTCTGAGTTTTTACGATGCCACTTTCTTACGCGAGCTACCGAGTTTGTATGCAGGTTTAGAGGATTTGCTGAGCAGCAAAGAGGACAGCCATAAGCCAATTGATTTGCCTAGTTTTATGAAGATGGGAAGCTGGATTGGCGGTGACCGCGACGGTAATCCTTTTGTGACTGCTAGCGTGCTGGAACAGACTCTGGCAATGCAAGCAACCCGCGCACTCAAATTTTATCTGGATGAATTGCATACGCTGGGTTCGCAATTGTCGATGGCCACTTTACTGGTCAATGTGTCGGCAGACTTGCTGGATCTGGCGGAACGTTCGCCCGATCACTCACCGCATCGAGCAGATGAACCCTATCGCCTTGCCGTCAGCGGCATTTATGCGCGGCTGGCTGGCACCTACAAACAATTGCTGGGCGCAGACCCGGTCATTCATGCATCCGGCGATGCGACGCCCTATGCCACGGCGGAAGAATTATCAGCCGACCTCGATATCGTCCATCAATCCCTACTGGACAACGGCTCGGCTGCGATTACACGGGGTCGTTTGCGACACCTGCGCCGAGCAGTACGTGTGTTCGGATTCTATTTAGCGCCGGTCGATCTGCGTCAAAACTCCGACGTGCACGAGCGGGTCGTAGCTGAATTATTAGAAGCCGCCAAACCCGGCAGCAACTACCTGCAATTAGACGAAGAGCAACGCATCCATTTGTTGGCGGCTGAAATCGAATCCTCGCGCCCACTTGCCTCGCCTTATATTACTTACTCGGAAGAGACTCAATCTGAGCTGGCGATTTATCGTGGCGCCCGAACGGCGCAATTGCGCTACGGCAAAGGAGCTGTGCCCAACTGTATTATCTCCAAAACCGATGGCGTATCGGACATGCTGGAACTGGCTTTATTGCTAAAAGAAGCAGGCTTACTACATCCGCTAGAAGGCAGTCTGGATGTGAATATTATTCCGCTGTTTGAAACCATTGGTGATTTACAAAACAGCGCACCGTCGATGGATAGATTGCTCGCTTTACCCGCTTACGCACGCTTACTGGCAAGTCGCAATCATGCGCAAGAGGTCATGCTGGGCTACTCCGACAGCAACAAAGACGGCGGCTTCCTGACATCCGGTTGGGAACTGTATAAAGCTGAGTTAGATCTGGTAACAATATTCGCTAAACATCAAGTACGCTTGCGCTTGTTCCATGGCCGTGGCGGCTCGGTCGGCCGTGGTGGTGGCCCAAGTTATCAGGCGATTCTGGCGCAACCAGCTGGCGCAGTGCAGGGGCAAATCCGGTTGACTGAACAAGGCGAAGTGATCACCGCTAAATATGGCAATCCTGAAGTTGGCCGTCGCAATCTGGAAGTGTTGGCAGCAGCGACTCTGGAAGCCAGCCTGCTGTCGGATAAAGAGCCCGCGCCACCACCCGCATTTTTAAAAGTGATGGAAGAGTTATCCGATCACGCTTTCCGCGCTTACCGGAATATGGTCTATGAGACCGAGGGTTTTGAGCAGTATTTTTGGGAATCCACAGTGATCTCAGAAATCGCAGGACTGAATATCGGCAGCCGTCCGGCATCGCGTAAAAAATCTACGGCGATAGAGGATTTACGAGCGATTCCATGGGTATTTAGCTGGTCACAATGTCGCCTGATGTTGCCGGGCTGGTTTGGTTTTGGCTCAGCCGTCACAAGCTACTTGCAAGCACATCCAGACTATGGGTTGCAAACTCTGCAAGCGATGTTTAAAGACTGGTCGTTCTTTTCTACGGTCTTATCGAATATGGAGATGGTGTTATCCAAAAGCGATATCGGTATCGCCAGCCGCTATGCGCAACTGGTCAAGGACGAGGCTTTACGTAATCGTATCTTCCCGCGTTTAAAAGCCGAACATGAAGCGACTATTGCCGCTTTAACGTCGATCTCTGGGCAGTCAGAATTATTGTCTGCGAACCCTTTGCTAAAACGCTCAATCAGCAATCGCTTCCCATATTTATCGCCGCTAAACCATGTGCAGGTTGAGTTACTGGAGCGCTATCGCAATGGCGACCCGGATGAGCGGGTAAGGCGGGGCATACACTTATCGATCAATGGGATTGCTGCTGGTTTGCGGAATAGTGGTTGA
- the pgi gene encoding glucose-6-phosphate isomerase codes for MTTSVSRTSLWCLLQQRATNLPSLKELFRADPQRFTHFSASACGILLDYSKQRIDTTAKLNLLALARQQEVESHRDAMLRGEAINNTENRAVLHTVLRLPKGESFYLNGENIAADVHQVLAQMRSFSDAVREGRWLGYTGKPISTVINIGIGGSDLGPQMACIALAPWSKNNLSLHFVSNVDGRHVADALKNANPETTLFVVASKTFTTMETLTNARTAREWMLAHGCPAEQIRQHFVALSTNVKAAADFGIAPENVFPFWNWAGGRYSMWSAIGLSIALYVGADRFEEMLAGAHEMDLHFAQAPLEQNLPVLMALIGVWNINFLGLQALSIAPYHQRMTRLPAYLQQLEMESNGKSVTREGQRVDYATSPILFGEAGTNGQHAYFQLLHQGATIIPTDFIVVAEDDAGMPGHNKALLANCFAQSKAMAWGKDINEVRAELGDLSDQILAPRVFEGNRPTSTLLLDSLTPRSLGALIALYEHKVFVQSVIWDINAFDQWGVELGKSLAQQLISLDPSAVKEDYDSSTRGLLKAISKRYQ; via the coding sequence ATGACGACCTCTGTTTCTCGTACTTCCCTTTGGTGTTTGCTGCAGCAGCGGGCGACTAATCTGCCCAGCCTGAAAGAACTATTCCGCGCCGATCCGCAGCGATTTACGCATTTTTCTGCATCGGCTTGCGGTATCTTGCTGGACTACTCCAAACAGAGAATCGACACGACCGCCAAGCTCAATTTGCTGGCGCTGGCGCGACAACAAGAGGTCGAGTCTCATCGTGATGCCATGTTACGCGGCGAAGCGATTAACAATACCGAAAACCGTGCCGTACTGCATACCGTGTTGCGGCTACCCAAAGGCGAATCGTTTTATCTGAATGGCGAGAATATCGCTGCCGACGTGCATCAGGTGTTGGCACAAATGCGTAGCTTCAGCGATGCCGTACGCGAAGGTCGCTGGCTAGGCTATACCGGCAAACCGATTAGTACCGTCATCAATATTGGCATCGGTGGATCGGATCTGGGACCGCAGATGGCGTGCATCGCCCTAGCACCGTGGTCGAAGAATAATTTATCCCTGCACTTTGTCTCCAATGTGGACGGTCGCCACGTCGCCGATGCGTTGAAAAATGCGAATCCTGAAACGACCTTGTTCGTTGTCGCATCCAAAACCTTTACCACAATGGAAACTTTAACCAATGCCCGCACTGCACGCGAGTGGATGCTGGCGCACGGATGTCCGGCAGAACAAATCCGTCAGCATTTTGTGGCACTCAGTACGAATGTAAAAGCGGCGGCAGATTTTGGGATTGCGCCAGAAAATGTGTTCCCGTTCTGGAACTGGGCTGGTGGTCGTTATTCGATGTGGAGTGCGATTGGTTTGTCGATTGCGTTGTATGTCGGCGCAGACCGCTTTGAAGAAATGCTGGCGGGTGCGCACGAGATGGATTTACATTTCGCGCAAGCACCGCTTGAGCAAAACTTGCCGGTATTAATGGCCTTGATCGGTGTCTGGAATATCAACTTCCTTGGATTACAGGCGCTATCGATTGCACCTTACCATCAGCGCATGACACGCCTGCCTGCTTATCTGCAACAGTTAGAAATGGAGAGCAACGGCAAGTCTGTCACGCGAGAAGGTCAGCGGGTAGATTACGCCACCTCACCAATTTTATTTGGTGAGGCGGGTACCAATGGTCAGCATGCCTACTTTCAGTTATTGCATCAAGGCGCGACGATTATCCCGACTGATTTTATTGTGGTGGCAGAAGATGATGCTGGCATGCCAGGACACAATAAAGCACTACTGGCCAACTGCTTTGCACAATCAAAAGCTATGGCATGGGGTAAAGATATTAACGAGGTTCGCGCTGAACTTGGAGATTTGTCAGACCAGATATTAGCGCCTAGGGTTTTTGAAGGAAATCGTCCGACATCAACATTGTTGCTAGATTCCCTCACACCGCGCTCATTAGGTGCATTGATTGCACTGTACGAGCACAAAGTATTTGTACAATCAGTGATCTGGGATATTAATGCGTTTGATCAATGGGGTGTAGAGCTCGGTAAATCGCTGGCACAGCAATTGATTAGCTTGGACCCATCTGCGGTAAAAGAAGACTACGACAGTTCTACCCGCGGATTGCTGAAGGCGATTAGTAAACGATATCAATAA
- the eda gene encoding bifunctional 4-hydroxy-2-oxoglutarate aldolase/2-dehydro-3-deoxy-phosphogluconate aldolase, producing MIHTKQSIIAQLEQLRVLPILVTDDVDQAIRCVTTLAENGLPAVEITLRTPNAMTVLREVIKACPNVVVGAGTVLTSAQLDAVKYAGAAFGISPGITPSLARAAAESGLPYFPGVGGASDLMLALEHGFDVVKLFPSDIVGGIKMAKALGGPFPDVRFCLTGGVTVEATPGLLRQNNILCVGGSWMCPASLINAGDWEAIGTLATQAMIAGRPQLA from the coding sequence ATGATCCACACAAAACAAAGCATCATTGCGCAATTAGAACAACTCCGTGTTTTGCCGATTCTGGTGACGGACGATGTGGATCAGGCGATTCGTTGCGTGACGACGCTCGCAGAAAACGGCTTGCCTGCGGTTGAGATTACCTTGCGTACACCAAACGCGATGACTGTCTTGCGCGAAGTGATCAAAGCTTGCCCGAATGTCGTTGTTGGCGCAGGCACGGTGCTGACGTCAGCGCAGCTAGATGCAGTGAAATATGCTGGTGCCGCATTCGGCATCAGCCCAGGTATCACACCGAGCCTGGCCAGAGCAGCGGCAGAATCTGGCTTGCCTTACTTCCCAGGCGTTGGCGGTGCGAGTGATTTGATGTTGGCGCTGGAACATGGCTTTGATGTCGTCAAACTCTTCCCGTCTGACATCGTCGGTGGCATCAAGATGGCAAAAGCCTTGGGTGGTCCTTTCCCCGACGTACGTTTTTGCCTGACGGGCGGCGTAACGGTGGAAGCAACGCCGGGCTTATTACGTCAAAACAATATCTTGTGCGTCGGCGGCTCCTGGATGTGCCCTGCCTCCCTGATCAATGCTGGCGATTGGGAAGCAATCGGCACACTGGCGACGCAAGCGATGATTGCGGGACGCCCTCAGTTGGCTTGA
- the edd gene encoding phosphogluconate dehydratase has translation MSTSASNTPANINPINPTVARVTERIIERSKTLRTAYLARLEKMRGRGPRRASLSCANQAHANAAMDSGTKIWLNQAQKPNIGIITAYNDMLSAHQPYESYPQQIRQAALRFGGTAQVAGAVPAMCDGVTQGRPGMELSLFSRDVIAQATAVALSHDAFDATLCLGICDKIVPGLLIGALAFGHLPTIFIPAGPMGSGLSNKEKAAVRERYAQGKATKEELLAAESAAYHSAGTCTFYGTANSNQMLLEAMGLHLPGAAFIHPGDPLRHVLTDAAVERVLQLTEHGDQFTPIGQLVDEKVIVNAVIALLATGGSTNHTIHWIAVARAAGILIDWQDFDELSSVIPLLTRVYPNGTADVNAFEDAGGPTFVIRELLSAGLMHADVKTVYGNQGLLGHTSRPVLVEHPEGNKVQWQALPAISTNHDVVRNVNDPFAPTGGLRLLQGNVGRAIVKASAVPEDAWIVRAPAIVFESQDALVGAYKAGELNKDFVAVVIFQGPQANGMPELHHFTPVLGSLMSAGYKVALVTDGRMSGASGKVPAALHVSPEVAQGGPLGKVRDGDLIELNVHTGELLALVDAEEWEQRAVRVPSTEATFDYGRELFAAQRRVVTAPEHGASTLFID, from the coding sequence ATGAGTACATCTGCATCAAATACACCCGCCAACATCAACCCAATCAACCCAACTGTTGCCCGCGTGACAGAACGCATTATTGAACGTAGCAAAACCTTGCGCACTGCCTATCTAGCACGCTTGGAAAAAATGCGGGGACGCGGTCCACGTCGTGCCAGCTTGTCTTGCGCCAATCAGGCACATGCCAACGCAGCGATGGATAGCGGCACCAAAATCTGGTTGAATCAGGCACAAAAACCGAATATCGGCATCATCACCGCCTACAACGACATGCTGTCGGCGCATCAGCCCTATGAATCTTATCCGCAACAAATCCGTCAGGCAGCATTACGTTTTGGTGGCACTGCACAAGTCGCAGGCGCCGTGCCAGCCATGTGCGATGGCGTCACGCAAGGTCGCCCAGGTATGGAGCTATCGTTGTTCTCACGTGATGTGATTGCGCAGGCGACTGCAGTGGCTTTATCGCATGATGCCTTTGATGCGACCTTGTGTCTGGGTATTTGCGACAAAATTGTGCCGGGCCTATTGATCGGCGCTTTGGCGTTTGGTCATTTGCCGACGATTTTTATTCCCGCCGGCCCTATGGGCTCGGGATTATCGAATAAAGAAAAAGCCGCAGTACGTGAGCGCTATGCCCAAGGCAAGGCGACCAAGGAAGAATTGCTAGCAGCGGAGAGCGCCGCATATCACAGCGCTGGCACATGCACTTTTTACGGCACGGCCAACAGCAATCAGATGTTGCTGGAAGCCATGGGCTTGCATTTGCCCGGCGCGGCTTTTATTCATCCAGGCGATCCTTTGCGCCATGTGCTGACAGATGCTGCGGTTGAGCGCGTTTTGCAGCTGACTGAACATGGCGATCAGTTCACGCCGATTGGTCAACTGGTCGATGAAAAAGTCATCGTCAATGCAGTCATCGCCTTGCTGGCCACTGGCGGCTCGACCAATCATACGATTCACTGGATTGCGGTAGCGCGTGCGGCGGGCATCCTGATCGACTGGCAAGATTTTGATGAATTGTCCTCGGTTATCCCCTTGCTGACACGCGTCTATCCCAACGGCACAGCCGACGTAAATGCCTTTGAAGATGCGGGCGGTCCAACGTTTGTGATCCGTGAATTATTGTCGGCAGGTTTGATGCATGCCGATGTCAAAACTGTCTACGGTAATCAAGGTTTGTTAGGACACACCAGCCGCCCGGTACTGGTAGAGCATCCAGAGGGCAATAAAGTCCAATGGCAAGCGCTACCCGCTATCTCGACCAACCACGATGTCGTGCGCAATGTGAATGATCCGTTCGCACCGACTGGCGGTTTGCGCTTGTTACAGGGCAATGTCGGTCGGGCGATTGTGAAAGCCTCTGCGGTACCAGAAGACGCCTGGATCGTACGTGCGCCAGCGATTGTATTTGAGTCGCAAGACGCACTAGTCGGCGCTTACAAAGCAGGCGAACTGAATAAAGATTTTGTCGCAGTCGTGATATTTCAGGGCCCACAAGCCAACGGTATGCCAGAGCTGCATCACTTCACACCAGTGTTAGGTAGTCTGATGTCGGCTGGCTATAAAGTCGCCCTGGTCACCGATGGCCGCATGTCCGGTGCCAGCGGCAAAGTGCCTGCTGCATTGCATGTTAGCCCAGAAGTGGCACAAGGCGGACCGCTAGGTAAAGTACGTGATGGCGACCTCATTGAATTAAACGTCCATACCGGTGAACTGCTTGCCTTAGTCGATGCGGAAGAGTGGGAACAACGCGCGGTTCGCGTGCCATCGACCGAAGCAACATTTGATTACGGTCGCGAATTATTTGCAGCACAGCGACGCGTGGTCACTGCGCCAGAACACGGTGCATCGACCTTGTTTATTGATTGA
- the zwf gene encoding glucose-6-phosphate dehydrogenase produces MTTFVLFGGTGDLAKRKIIPALYSAFVNGRLDADFKFIGAAREVLTDEEFRARVAASIESHGTKAIDKDAGHSEKTAAFLALTHYSKIDAREAGDFDALKSQLNTSDTNPTLFYLATAPDIFVPVVEQLSKHGLVEGNARVVLEKPLGRDAQSAKEINASLRTHLRENQIYRIDHYLGKEMVQNLLALRFANAFLEPLWNRKSIQDVQISISEQVGVESRGDFYDHTGALRDMVQNHLLQLVSIVAMEPPVNANPDAIRDEKVKVLRALRKFTPDDIAKKTVRGQYRAGAVDGKPVISYQSEPGVPPASRTETFVAIKAEIDNWRWAGVPFYLRTGKRMASRSAEITINFKPIPYSIFGSSQSNLRSNRLVISLQPEESVQLFLKAKEPGEGIRLSDVALNLDFAEASSLRRVESYERLLLDAMHGDLTLFVRDDELGAAWAWIDPIMTAWQNDSEGLKSYIAGSWGPSASSYLLAQNGAAWGEEYVEN; encoded by the coding sequence ATGACCACATTCGTATTATTTGGCGGCACTGGCGATCTCGCCAAACGCAAGATCATTCCCGCGCTGTATAGCGCATTTGTGAACGGTCGTTTAGATGCTGACTTTAAATTTATCGGTGCCGCACGCGAGGTGCTGACGGACGAAGAGTTTCGCGCCCGCGTTGCGGCAAGTATCGAGTCGCACGGTACCAAAGCGATTGATAAAGACGCAGGTCATAGCGAGAAGACGGCCGCCTTTTTGGCGCTGACGCATTACTCCAAAATTGATGCCCGCGAAGCTGGCGATTTTGACGCCTTAAAAAGTCAGCTCAATACCAGCGACACTAATCCGACTTTGTTTTATCTGGCGACTGCCCCCGATATTTTTGTACCAGTAGTAGAGCAATTGTCCAAGCATGGTCTGGTGGAAGGCAATGCCCGGGTTGTATTAGAAAAACCTCTGGGACGTGATGCGCAATCGGCAAAAGAAATCAATGCATCGTTGCGTACGCATCTGCGCGAAAATCAGATTTATCGTATCGATCACTATCTTGGCAAAGAGATGGTGCAAAACTTGTTGGCGCTACGTTTTGCTAATGCATTTTTAGAGCCGCTCTGGAACCGTAAGTCGATTCAAGATGTGCAGATCTCTATTTCTGAACAGGTCGGCGTCGAGTCCCGTGGAGATTTTTATGATCACACCGGCGCTTTGCGTGACATGGTGCAAAACCATTTATTGCAGCTGGTATCGATCGTCGCGATGGAGCCACCAGTAAACGCCAATCCCGATGCGATTCGCGATGAAAAAGTCAAAGTCCTGCGCGCATTGCGCAAGTTCACGCCAGACGATATTGCGAAGAAAACCGTGCGCGGCCAATATCGTGCTGGTGCGGTAGACGGCAAGCCTGTGATTTCGTATCAGTCGGAACCCGGCGTGCCGCCTGCATCGCGTACCGAAACCTTTGTGGCGATTAAAGCAGAAATTGATAACTGGCGTTGGGCTGGCGTACCGTTTTATCTGCGCACAGGCAAACGTATGGCGAGTCGCAGTGCTGAGATTACGATTAATTTCAAACCGATTCCGTATTCTATTTTTGGTAGTTCGCAAAGTAATTTGCGCTCTAATCGCCTGGTCATTTCTTTGCAGCCGGAAGAAAGCGTACAACTGTTTTTAAAAGCCAAAGAGCCGGGCGAGGGTATTCGTTTATCTGACGTCGCTTTAAATCTGGACTTTGCTGAAGCCTCTAGTTTGCGTCGAGTGGAATCCTATGAACGTCTGTTGCTCGATGCGATGCATGGCGACCTGACTTTGTTTGTGCGTGATGATGAACTGGGTGCCGCATGGGCATGGATTGATCCTATCATGACCGCTTGGCAGAACGACAGCGAGGGTTTGAAGTCATACATTGCCGGTAGTTGGGGGCCATCTGCTTCTAGCTATTTGCTGGCGCAAAACGGTGCGGCATGGGGCGAAGAATATGTTGAAAACTAA
- the pgl gene encoding 6-phosphogluconolactonase: MLKTNSMVLHSFNNFAELTDALVAQWIDIIDSAAAERLPAYFALAGGSTPAPIYRQLDQLLSQRDVNNVNLVATDERWVEDADVQSNEGLFKKSMASSYRRQWNLISLKNDASTPEVATEAISHRLAQQIPQPFNAVLLGMGADGHVASLFPQAPTQHDDLACLAALHPQTHQSRMSLSLPRLLDTDRIWLVITGAEKRQVLEGALDTAAGSALPISVLLQEASCDVDVFWCP, from the coding sequence ATGTTGAAAACTAATAGTATGGTGCTGCATAGTTTTAATAATTTTGCCGAACTCACTGACGCTTTAGTCGCACAATGGATAGATATTATCGATAGTGCAGCAGCTGAGCGACTCCCGGCTTATTTTGCTCTTGCTGGTGGCTCAACACCTGCACCGATCTATCGCCAGCTTGATCAGCTATTGTCGCAGCGCGATGTGAATAATGTGAACCTCGTTGCGACTGATGAGCGCTGGGTTGAGGACGCCGATGTACAAAGTAATGAAGGTCTTTTCAAAAAAAGTATGGCCTCATCGTATCGTCGTCAGTGGAATTTAATTTCATTAAAAAACGATGCAAGTACGCCGGAAGTAGCGACCGAGGCCATTAGTCACCGGTTAGCGCAACAAATCCCACAGCCATTTAATGCCGTGTTATTAGGGATGGGCGCGGATGGTCATGTTGCTTCATTATTTCCGCAAGCGCCTACCCAGCATGATGATCTGGCTTGTCTGGCCGCGTTACATCCGCAGACGCATCAAAGCCGCATGTCTTTATCGCTGCCACGTTTACTTGATACCGACAGAATTTGGTTAGTCATTACCGGCGCAGAAAAACGTCAGGTTTTAGAGGGCGCATTAGACACTGCTGCGGGTAGCGCTTTACCGATTTCTGTATTACTGCAAGAAGCTAGCTGTGATGTCGATGTATTTTGGTGTCCTTGA
- a CDS encoding SIS domain-containing protein has product MPNSATVLQDPKPIPSEKGLLARIRTASTALSRAERQVAEFLLLKPHDALEMSIRVLAQACDVSEPTVARFSQSLGFDGFKSFKLAFAKSLATGIPYLHLDVNQADHVRDVLPKVFDRTIAALMEARNSANTATFEAAVNLLSRARRIECYGLGYSGALAIDAQLKFFRFGIPTTVFCDAHLQAQSASLLNSDCVVVAFSRTGRTRDMIRSVELAKGAGAKVLVLCASGGPLAELADVHLSVDVEEDPDIYTPMTSRLAHLTYIDALAVAVTLQRGPAAIDMLERAKASISEKRLDSKI; this is encoded by the coding sequence ATGCCTAATTCTGCCACCGTACTACAAGACCCAAAACCAATTCCTTCTGAAAAAGGTTTATTGGCACGCATCCGCACGGCCAGCACGGCGCTGAGTCGTGCTGAGCGGCAAGTAGCAGAATTTTTACTGCTCAAACCGCACGATGCATTAGAAATGTCGATACGAGTTTTAGCCCAGGCTTGTGATGTCAGTGAGCCTACGGTCGCACGTTTTTCGCAATCCTTGGGCTTTGACGGATTTAAAAGTTTTAAGCTGGCATTTGCAAAAAGTCTGGCAACTGGCATTCCCTATTTGCATCTGGATGTGAACCAGGCAGATCATGTGCGTGATGTGTTGCCCAAGGTATTTGATCGCACCATCGCCGCCTTGATGGAGGCGCGTAATTCTGCCAATACGGCGACCTTTGAGGCGGCAGTCAATCTGCTGTCGCGCGCGCGCCGTATTGAGTGCTATGGATTGGGATATTCCGGTGCCTTGGCGATTGATGCGCAACTCAAGTTTTTCCGTTTCGGGATTCCGACGACGGTATTTTGTGATGCGCATTTGCAGGCACAATCGGCATCTTTATTAAATAGCGATTGCGTGGTTGTCGCCTTCTCTCGCACAGGCCGTACCCGTGACATGATACGTAGTGTAGAACTGGCAAAAGGTGCTGGCGCCAAGGTGCTGGTGCTATGCGCTAGTGGTGGTCCATTGGCAGAATTGGCGGATGTCCACTTGAGTGTGGATGTAGAGGAAGATCCGGATATCTACACGCCCATGACCTCGCGTCTGGCACATCTGACGTATATCGATGCATTGGCAGTCGCCGTCACTTTACAGCGCGGTCCTGCTGCGATTGATATGTTAGAAAGAGCCAAAGCTAGCATTAGTGAAAAACGGCTGGACAGTAAAATTTAA
- a CDS encoding HDOD domain-containing protein: protein MSAIAIEQIIQEVKDLPTLPGVVMELLNTIDQDDVNINELAQKVSRDIALTAKTLRYANSVYYATMVKVATIPQAITLLGLDTFKQMVMIAALSGCFPENKCKGFSHKRFWYHSNAVAIAAKILARRLNFNLDLAFTAGLLHDIGSLVLVTHYLSEYEATIAFRLEHQVTQFEAERQVLGIDHAVVGEALANQWQFSELMAKAIGGHHQPDKPGLGFLATIVHVADGIAHALNISTTPDHTPPEISGQAWESLGLDQASLEEVLAEAQLQFDKLNAEMDV, encoded by the coding sequence ATGTCAGCCATTGCGATTGAGCAGATTATTCAAGAAGTCAAAGACTTACCCACCTTGCCCGGCGTGGTGATGGAACTTCTCAATACCATTGATCAGGACGACGTGAATATCAATGAGCTGGCACAAAAAGTCAGCCGTGATATCGCGCTCACTGCCAAGACCTTGCGTTACGCTAATTCGGTGTATTACGCCACCATGGTGAAGGTCGCGACAATTCCACAGGCGATCACACTGCTGGGATTAGACACCTTCAAGCAAATGGTGATGATCGCTGCCTTATCTGGCTGCTTTCCAGAAAACAAGTGCAAGGGATTTAGTCACAAACGATTTTGGTACCACTCCAACGCGGTCGCTATCGCGGCAAAGATTTTAGCCCGGCGACTCAACTTTAATCTCGACCTTGCCTTCACCGCGGGTTTGTTGCACGACATCGGTTCGCTAGTCTTAGTGACACATTATTTGTCTGAATACGAGGCAACGATCGCATTCCGTTTAGAACATCAAGTCACGCAATTTGAGGCAGAGCGCCAGGTCTTGGGCATTGATCATGCGGTAGTGGGCGAGGCGCTGGCAAACCAGTGGCAGTTTTCTGAACTGATGGCCAAGGCCATTGGCGGTCATCACCAGCCCGACAAACCAGGCCTCGGCTTTTTGGCAACCATCGTGCATGTCGCTGATGGTATTGCGCATGCACTCAACATCAGCACAACACCCGATCACACGCCACCAGAGATTAGCGGCCAGGCATGGGAGAGTCTGGGACTAGATCAAGCATCGCTAGAAGAAGTCCTGGCCGAGGCGCAACTCCAGTTCGATAAACTGAATGCTGAAATGGATGTTTGA